Proteins from a single region of Labedella gwakjiensis:
- a CDS encoding FKBP-type peptidyl-prolyl cis-trans isomerase, protein MTEARNKPEIDAPTGPAPESLEIVDLIVGDGDEAKASSTVEVHYLGVSHSSGEEFDSSWSRGQSITFPLAQLIQGWQEGIPGMKVGGRRQLTVPPHQAYGPAGSGHRLSGETLIFVIDLLGVR, encoded by the coding sequence ATGACTGAAGCACGCAACAAGCCAGAGATCGACGCCCCCACCGGTCCCGCACCGGAGTCCCTCGAGATCGTCGACCTCATCGTCGGCGACGGAGACGAGGCGAAGGCATCGTCGACCGTCGAGGTGCACTACCTCGGCGTCTCCCACTCCTCGGGCGAGGAGTTCGACTCCTCGTGGAGCCGCGGACAGAGCATCACGTTCCCCCTCGCGCAGCTCATCCAGGGATGGCAGGAGGGCATCCCCGGCATGAAGGTCGGCGGACGTCGTCAGCTCACCGTTCCGCCGCACCAGGCCTACGGCCCGGCCGGATCGGGACACCGCCTCTCGGGCGAGACCCTCATCTTCGTGATCGACCTGCTCGGCGTGCGCTGA
- a CDS encoding aspartate ammonia-lyase, with the protein MTDTETHRSAGAPASDVRTETDSLGSLDIPADAYWGIHTARALENFPITKRPISVYPDLVVALASVKQAAARTNADLGVLSRAKADLIDQACQRVIGGEFHDQFVTGVIQGGAGTSTNMNANEVITNVALEIAGRPKGDYAFLSPYDHTNRSQSTNDVYPTAVKISLAFALRHLLDELEQLRASFAAKAVEFRHVLKVGRTQLQDAVPMTLGQEFHGFATTLGEDHARLSETVWLLAEINLGATAIGTGITADPRYAAAVVDHLNSITGLRLETAPDLIESTSDAGGFMSFSGTLKRSAIKLSKICNDLRLLSSGPQAGFGEINLPPRQAGSSIMPGKVNPVIPEVVNQVAFSVVGADMTVTMAAEAGQLQLNAFEPVIAHSLLQSITWLTQACWTLRVNCIDGITANEERLGTMVGSSVGVITALTPFIGYTAAAALAKTALLTGRNVADLVVEADLMSRDEVDKQLSPARLSGLEATTMAIPIIDIDEQTGA; encoded by the coding sequence ATGACAGACACCGAGACCCACCGTTCCGCCGGCGCTCCGGCCTCCGATGTGCGGACGGAGACGGACTCCCTCGGGTCGCTCGACATCCCGGCCGACGCCTACTGGGGCATCCATACAGCGAGGGCTCTCGAGAACTTCCCGATCACGAAGCGACCGATCTCCGTCTACCCGGATCTCGTGGTCGCGCTCGCCTCGGTGAAGCAGGCGGCGGCGCGCACGAACGCCGACCTCGGCGTGCTCAGCCGTGCGAAGGCCGACCTCATCGACCAGGCGTGTCAGCGGGTCATCGGCGGCGAGTTCCACGACCAGTTCGTCACGGGCGTCATCCAGGGAGGCGCCGGCACGTCCACGAACATGAACGCGAACGAGGTCATCACCAACGTCGCTCTCGAGATCGCGGGCCGGCCAAAGGGCGACTACGCGTTCCTCTCGCCCTACGACCACACCAACCGCAGTCAGAGCACCAACGACGTCTACCCCACGGCCGTCAAGATCTCGCTCGCCTTCGCCCTGCGCCACCTCCTCGACGAGCTCGAGCAGCTGCGCGCCTCGTTCGCCGCCAAGGCCGTCGAGTTCCGACACGTCCTCAAGGTGGGGCGCACGCAGCTGCAGGACGCCGTGCCGATGACCCTCGGCCAGGAGTTCCACGGCTTCGCCACGACTCTGGGAGAGGATCACGCACGGCTCTCCGAGACGGTGTGGCTCCTCGCGGAGATCAACCTCGGAGCGACCGCGATCGGCACGGGAATCACCGCGGACCCGCGCTACGCCGCCGCCGTCGTCGACCACCTCAACAGCATCACCGGACTGCGCCTCGAGACGGCCCCCGACCTCATCGAGTCCACGAGCGATGCCGGCGGATTCATGTCGTTCAGCGGAACCCTCAAGCGTTCGGCGATCAAGCTCTCGAAGATCTGCAACGACCTCCGGCTGCTCTCGAGCGGCCCTCAGGCCGGGTTCGGGGAGATCAACCTGCCGCCGCGTCAGGCGGGCTCGAGCATCATGCCCGGCAAGGTGAACCCGGTGATCCCCGAGGTCGTCAATCAGGTGGCCTTCTCCGTCGTCGGCGCGGACATGACCGTCACGATGGCTGCCGAGGCCGGGCAGCTCCAGTTGAACGCCTTCGAGCCGGTGATCGCGCACTCCCTGCTGCAGTCGATCACGTGGCTCACGCAGGCCTGCTGGACGCTCCGCGTGAACTGCATCGACGGCATCACGGCGAACGAGGAACGACTCGGAACCATGGTGGGCAGCTCCGTCGGCGTCATCACGGCACTCACCCCGTTCATCGGCTACACGGCGGCGGCGGCGCTCGCGAAGACGGCGCTCCTCACGGGCCGGAACGTCGCCGACCTCGTGGTCGAGGCCGATCTCATGTCGCGCGACGAGGTCGACAAGCAGCTGTCACCCGCACGGCTGTCGGGTCTCGAGGCCACGACGATGGCCATCCCGATCATCGACATCGACGAGCAGACCGGCGCCTAG
- a CDS encoding peptidoglycan-binding domain-containing protein has translation MTRVSWRVLGGTAVATAAAVAAGAAIAALVLSPASPQALETPSAISSAPVGSQPFDDARSVTVEFALGGATTLASPGDGRVTSFTCAAGGTITSGDSALSIDGAPILTLATRIPLWRDLVEEDTGDDVRAVQQELSRLGEPITVDGVLGRETLDALERRFRDLGDRAELDGVAASRILWIPAASVAVDECDAGTGATVTAGDPLAVLAAGLTSASAELPEDLVPGQRVLVVDGERLPLGTDGAVTDTAALSALTSSSLVREAIAGEATSFTTTAELTDPIEIAVVPPSAVVAISGATGCVVVDGSARPVDIVGSQLGQTLVRFGDGENLPESVTLHPSESTTCG, from the coding sequence ATGACGCGTGTCAGCTGGCGTGTGCTCGGGGGCACCGCCGTCGCCACCGCGGCGGCCGTCGCGGCCGGTGCCGCGATCGCCGCTCTGGTGCTGAGCCCGGCGTCGCCGCAGGCTCTCGAGACGCCGAGCGCGATCAGCTCGGCGCCGGTCGGTTCGCAGCCGTTCGACGACGCCCGTTCGGTCACCGTGGAGTTCGCACTCGGTGGCGCGACCACGCTCGCCTCTCCCGGCGACGGACGAGTCACCTCCTTCACGTGCGCGGCCGGCGGCACGATCACCTCGGGCGACAGCGCGCTCTCGATCGACGGTGCCCCGATCCTCACCCTCGCGACGCGCATACCCCTCTGGCGGGACCTCGTCGAGGAGGACACGGGAGACGACGTCCGCGCGGTGCAGCAGGAGCTGTCGCGCCTCGGCGAGCCCATCACGGTCGACGGCGTACTCGGACGCGAGACGCTCGACGCCCTCGAACGGCGCTTCCGCGATCTCGGGGATCGGGCGGAGCTGGACGGCGTCGCCGCCTCACGGATCCTCTGGATCCCGGCTGCATCGGTCGCGGTCGACGAGTGCGATGCTGGGACCGGGGCGACGGTGACGGCCGGCGACCCGCTCGCCGTCCTCGCCGCGGGACTCACGTCGGCGTCGGCCGAGCTGCCCGAGGATCTCGTGCCCGGCCAGCGCGTGCTCGTCGTCGACGGCGAGCGCCTCCCGCTCGGTACGGACGGGGCGGTCACGGACACTGCAGCGCTCTCTGCTCTCACGTCCTCATCGCTGGTTCGAGAAGCCATCGCGGGCGAGGCCACGAGCTTCACGACGACCGCGGAGCTCACCGACCCCATCGAGATCGCCGTCGTACCGCCATCGGCAGTCGTCGCGATCTCAGGGGCCACAGGGTGCGTCGTCGTCGACGGATCGGCACGGCCCGTCGACATCGTCGGCAGCCAGCTCGGCCAGACGCTCGTGCGTTTCGGCGACGGCGAGAACCTGCCGGAGAGCGTCACCCTCCACCCGTCGGAGTCGACGACGTGCGGGTAG
- a CDS encoding ATP-binding cassette domain-containing protein — MRVELDDLGHRFPGAPPLFEHVSHVLEPGEVYSLTGPSGSGKSTLLAILAGWIRPASGTVRRIDVTDVGWVFQNPFGVPGRTAVDHVALAFLARGESVTAADEAARAALERFGLGSSADKPFRSLSGGEAQRLMLARGLAAEPDLLLVDEPTAQLDARTATDVNDALLAASSPTTIVVVATHDTRTRDACTRHIDLGLAASVRRAPLAERPESA; from the coding sequence GTGCGGGTAGAGCTCGACGACCTCGGCCACCGGTTCCCCGGCGCTCCCCCGCTCTTCGAACACGTCTCCCACGTTCTCGAGCCCGGCGAGGTCTACTCGCTCACCGGGCCCTCCGGGTCGGGCAAGAGCACCCTTCTTGCCATCCTCGCCGGGTGGATCCGTCCGGCGTCTGGCACGGTGCGGCGCATCGACGTCACCGACGTCGGGTGGGTGTTCCAGAATCCGTTCGGCGTGCCCGGGCGCACAGCCGTCGACCACGTCGCCCTCGCCTTCCTCGCACGCGGCGAGTCGGTGACGGCGGCGGATGAGGCGGCCCGCGCCGCACTCGAACGGTTCGGCCTCGGATCGTCCGCTGACAAGCCGTTCCGGTCGCTCTCGGGCGGCGAGGCGCAGCGCCTCATGCTGGCTCGGGGACTCGCCGCCGAACCGGACCTCCTCCTCGTGGACGAACCGACGGCACAATTGGACGCCCGGACGGCGACGGACGTGAACGACGCGCTTCTCGCCGCGTCGAGCCCCACGACGATCGTCGTCGTCGCCACCCACGACACCCGAACCCGCGATGCGTGCACTCGCCACATCGATCTCGGTCTCGCGGCATCTGTTCGCCGGGCGCCGCTCGCCGAACGCCCGGAGTCCGCATGA
- a CDS encoding fumarylacetoacetate hydrolase family protein produces MKFAHLSSPAQPDAGVRLAAVVDDGAVFLDEILDDAPATLQELITRGDDELARVTAYVGNAAASGIDPVPLSGLEHASAVLEPPVVIAVGLNYSAHSSELNLKTDQAPTLFTLWPNSLTGHDHTTTWPRELSEQVDYEAELGVIIGRPARNVSEEDALDYVWGYTVVNDITARNIQYSETQWTRCKSFDGFTPTGPVAVTKDEVADPQDLHVKTVLDGRLLQDSSTALMVRSVARLISHISGSTTLLPGTLISTGSPGGAGYSRDPQVFLQDGSTVTVSIDGIGELTTHCRMV; encoded by the coding sequence GTGAAGTTCGCGCACCTCAGCTCCCCTGCCCAGCCCGACGCCGGTGTCCGCCTGGCGGCCGTCGTCGATGACGGGGCGGTGTTCCTCGACGAGATCCTCGACGATGCACCGGCGACCCTTCAGGAACTGATCACCCGAGGCGACGACGAGCTCGCGCGCGTCACGGCCTACGTCGGCAACGCCGCCGCGTCGGGCATCGACCCGGTGCCGCTCTCCGGACTCGAGCACGCCTCCGCCGTCCTCGAGCCGCCCGTCGTGATCGCCGTCGGCCTCAACTACTCCGCGCACTCCTCCGAGCTCAACCTCAAGACGGATCAGGCGCCCACCCTCTTCACCCTGTGGCCGAACTCGCTCACGGGCCACGACCACACCACGACCTGGCCGCGCGAACTGAGCGAGCAGGTCGACTACGAAGCCGAGCTCGGCGTGATCATCGGCCGACCGGCGCGCAACGTGTCCGAGGAGGACGCGCTCGACTACGTGTGGGGCTACACGGTCGTCAACGACATCACGGCGCGCAACATCCAGTACTCGGAGACGCAGTGGACGCGCTGCAAGTCGTTCGACGGCTTCACCCCCACGGGGCCCGTCGCCGTCACGAAGGACGAGGTCGCCGACCCGCAGGACCTCCACGTGAAGACCGTGCTCGACGGCCGCCTGCTCCAGGACTCCTCGACGGCTCTCATGGTGAGGAGCGTCGCCCGACTCATCTCCCACATCTCCGGCAGCACGACCCTCCTGCCGGGCACGCTCATCTCCACCGGAAGCCCCGGAGGGGCCGGCTACTCGCGCGACCCGCAGGTCTTCCTGCAGGACGGGTCGACCGTCACCGTCTCGATCGACGGGATCGGCGAGCTCACGACCCACTGCCGCATGGTCTGA